In the Wyeomyia smithii strain HCP4-BCI-WySm-NY-G18 chromosome 2, ASM2978416v1, whole genome shotgun sequence genome, one interval contains:
- the LOC129723222 gene encoding BUD13 homolog, whose translation MSIAKTKIDQKEYLKRYLSNDKDKKKKKKKKDKHALGKLNVKIIDDDDTANPHQLQNEDESDLFALGEEAPQIVGIIDERPPELKAKEDFNTSKWKKLSVDNENNWGNVPKSNDSNIRSGTYATKSNRSNSPCQSSNSNFAQRDEGMVAPHRDSDESPPRRRNARSPTLAKGCRRGVNSPRKRCSRINSDSDASPPRKTDRYRNDGEIRKIKVEYDSDQSPPRKSSTNQAQLRNTGESSRKARRNSDESPPRRRLENKYRKDSDQSPPRRGQSSKERVAQRRRDSDASPPRRTKASIYDRDIKEERSHSKSHSRVPDTRHIKQEIVSSDESPPRRRHLESNESSHRRRERTQNSSPLRSIKKEPRDDDSGTLSKKMTTTLDGKIAGLQDAKAMRVENERFRRREAEVFESMSAETSGRYAKTVVREKHHKRREDVEEELRKEFEKRKRDEKKKEVYTRWGKGVKQVEEYKAQLQEAAHEMNKPLARYADDQDLDEYLKKQERLGDPMLDYIRSKKKEKAREEGRPEKPIYKGSFMDNRFGIRPGYRWDGVDRSNGFEKKWFEMQSKKKAVEEEAYKYSVEDM comes from the exons atgagtattGCCAAAACTAAAATTGACCAAAAAGAATATTTGAAACGATATTTATCTAATGATAAagacaaaaagaagaaaaaaaagaaaaaggatAAACATGCTTTAGGAAAACTTAA TGTAAAGATTATTGATGACGACGATACAGCAAACCCGCATCAACTCCAAAATGAAGACGAATCAGATTTATTTGCATTAGGAGAAGAAGCACCACAGATTGTAGGAATTATTGACGAACGTCCACCGGAGCTGAAAGCGAAGGAAGATTTCAACACGAGTAAATGGAAAAAGCTATCTGTTGATAACGAAAACAATTGGGGCAATGTTCCTAAATCTAACGACAGTAACATTAGAAGTGGGACTTATGCAACGAAGTCTAACAGAAGCAATTCGCCTTGCCAATCTTCCAATTCAAACTTTGCTCAAAGAGATGAAGGCATGGTTGCGCCGCATCGTGATTCGGATGAAAGTCCTCCAAGAAGAAGAAATGCTCGTAGCCCTACATTGGCAAAAGGATGTCGACGAGGTGTTAACTCACCAAGAAAAAGATGCTCTCGAATCAACTCTGATTCCGATGCAAGCCCTCCAAGAAAAACCGATAGATATCGGAATGATGGTGagataagaaaaataaaagtaGAATATGATTCTGACCAAAGTCCCCCGAGAAAGTCTTCGACCAATCAAGCACAGCTACGAAACACAGGAGAAAGTTCACGAAAAGCGCGACGCAATTCAGATGAAAGCCCACCCAGAAGGCGTTTGGAGAACAAATATCGCAAAGATTCTGATCAAAGCCCTCCAAGACGAGGGCAATCTTCGAAAGAAAGAGTTGCTCAAAGAAGGCGAGATTCTGACGCTAGCCCTCCTAGACGTACTAAAGCATCAATATATGATCGAGACATCAAAGAAGAACGAAGCCATTCCAAATCGCACAGCCGTGTTCCGGATACAAGACATATCAAACAGGAAATTGTTTCGTCAGACGAAAGTCCTCCTCGTAGAAGACATCTAGAGTCAAATGAGAGTTCACATCGTCGAAGAGAGAGAACGCAGAACAGTTCACCGCTCAGATCAATCAAGAAAGAACCACGAGATGACGACTCCGGAACGTTATCTAAAAAGATGACTACCACATTGGATGGCAAAATTGCTGGACTACAAGATGCTAAAGCAATGCGAGTTGAAAACGAGAGGTTCCGCCGAAGAGAAGCAGAAGTATTCGAAAGCATGTCTGCCGAGACATCCGGACGGTACGCAAAGACTGTAGTACGAGAAAAGCATCACAAACGCCGGGAAGACGTAGAAGAGGAACTGAGGAAAGAGTTCGAAAAGCGCAAACGTGACGAAAAAAAGAAGGAAGTTTATACCCGATGGGGAAAAGG GGTGAAGCAAGTGGAGGAGTATAAGGCACAACTACAAGAAGCGGCACACGAGATGAACAAACCATTAGCTAGATATGCGGATGATCAGGATTTGGATGAATATTTAAAGAAGCAGGAACGTTTGGGGGATCCAATGTTGGACTACATTCGTAGTAAGAAGAAGGAAAAGGCACGTGAAGAGGGACGTCCTGAAAAGCCTATATACAAAGGTTCCTTCATGGATAACAGATTCGGTATACGACCAGGCTATCGCTGGGATGGTGTGGATCGATCCAACGGTTTCGAGAAAAAGTGGTTTGAAATGCAGAGCAAAAAGAAGGCTGTCGAGGAAGAAGCTTACAAGTATAGTGTGGAAGATATGTAG